Proteins encoded by one window of Carassius auratus strain Wakin chromosome 24, ASM336829v1, whole genome shotgun sequence:
- the LOC113042199 gene encoding uncharacterized protein LOC113042199 isoform X2 — protein MSHQHLTASQLQLHSLENSTTTAENMFWIRITIVCMCISLLEAHKECARHIKWKHLIQSLNSMGTAISHDCAFDYEEASLCDPRHLANMVDHNAVLLVDIVKKTETMYRGNPNPQTFIEALHHTRHTLSNCIHHSDNAENEPVTACFNKLEAFLKKKSHSQCAWEIINSKVREVLQKLEKRSVRGRR, from the exons ATGTCACATCAGCATCTCACAGCATCTCAGCTTCAGCTGCACTCACTGGAAAACAGTACAACCACAGCAG AAAATATGTTCTGGATTAGGATCACCATCGTTTGCATGTGCATATCCCTGCTGGAAGCCCATAAGGAGTGCGCAAGACACATTAAATGGAAGCATCTCATTCAGTCATTAAATTCAATG GGCACTGCGATATCTCACGACTGTGCATTTGATTATGAAGAAGCCAGTTTGTGTGATCCACGTCATCTGGCCAATATG GTGGATCATAATGCAGTTCTTCTGGTCGACATTGTCAAGAAAACAGAAACGATGTACAGGGGGAATCCAAACCCACAGACGTTCATTGAAGCCCTTCATCACACCCGTCACACCCTCAGCAACTGT attcATCACTCTGACAATGCTGAAAATGAGCCTGTGACCGCATGCTTCAACAAATTAGAAGCTTTTCTTAAGAAAAAG tcccACTCGCAGTGTGCATGGGAAATTATAAATTCAAAAGTGCGGGAGGTTCTTCAGAAGCTGGAGAAACGCTCTGTCAGAGGACGGCGTTAG
- the LOC113042199 gene encoding uncharacterized protein LOC113042199 isoform X1 gives MSHQHLTASQLQLHSLENSTTTAENMFWIRITIVCMCISLLEAHKECARHIKWKHLIQSLNSMGTAISHDCAFDYEEASLCDPRHLANMVDHNAVLLVDIVKKTETMYRGNPNPQTFIEALHHTRHTLSNCIHHSDNAENEPVTACFNKLEAFLKKKVRSCSFNLLLSIYLSVKLSIHINVYIFLCFFFYSPTRSVHGKL, from the exons ATGTCACATCAGCATCTCACAGCATCTCAGCTTCAGCTGCACTCACTGGAAAACAGTACAACCACAGCAG AAAATATGTTCTGGATTAGGATCACCATCGTTTGCATGTGCATATCCCTGCTGGAAGCCCATAAGGAGTGCGCAAGACACATTAAATGGAAGCATCTCATTCAGTCATTAAATTCAATG GGCACTGCGATATCTCACGACTGTGCATTTGATTATGAAGAAGCCAGTTTGTGTGATCCACGTCATCTGGCCAATATG GTGGATCATAATGCAGTTCTTCTGGTCGACATTGTCAAGAAAACAGAAACGATGTACAGGGGGAATCCAAACCCACAGACGTTCATTGAAGCCCTTCATCACACCCGTCACACCCTCAGCAACTGT attcATCACTCTGACAATGCTGAAAATGAGCCTGTGACCGCATGCTTCAACAAATTAGAAGCTTTTCTTAAGAAAAAGGTAAGATCCTGTTCTTTTAATCTATTATTAagtatttatctgtctgtcaagTTATCTATCcatattaatgtttatatatttctgtgtttttttttttatagtcccACTCGCAGTGTGCATGGGAAATTATAA